The genomic interval ACGTACCGTCCCATGGCGGGGTCAGCCGACCTTGATCTCGTTGTAGACGGGGACGCTGAACGGGTTGAGCTTGACGTTCGAGAGCCGCTCCGAGTAGCCCGCGCTGCCGTTCTGGTACCAGAGCGGGATGGCGGCCATGTTGTCCCGTACGACCTTCTCTGCCGCCTGGAACTTCTCGATGGCCTTGGTGGTGTCGGTCTCGGCGTTGGCCTCGTTCACGAGCTTGTCGAAGTCCTTGTTGGACCACTTGCCGTCGTTGGAGGAGGCGTTGGTGTAGTAGAGCGGCTGGAGGAAGTTCTGGATGAGCGGGTAGTCCATCTGCCAGCCCGCCCGGAAGGGGCCGCTCATCTTCTTCGCGGTGATCTGGCTGCGGAAGTCGGCGAAGGTGCCGACGGGGTTGCCGACGCAGGCCTTGTCGTTGTCGAGCGCGTTGTTGATGGAGTTGCAGACCGCGTCGATCCACTGCTTGTGGGAGCCGGTGTCCGCGTTGTACGTGATCTTGATCTGGCCGCCGGGAAGCCCGCCGCCCTCCTTGATGAGCTTCTTGGCCGCGGCGGGGTCGTAGTCGCAGGCGTCCCCGCACAGCCCGTCCTGGAAGCCGCCCTCCTTGCCGAGGACCGGGGAGGTCCAGTCGGTGGCGGGGGTACGGGTCTTCTGGAAGATGGTCTCGGTGATCTGGGCACGGTTGATCGCGCGGGACAGGCCGGTGCGGACCTTCTCCGAGCCGGCCTTGTTCCAGTTCTTGTCGTAGAACGGGAAGGCGAGGGTCTGGATGATGCCGGCCGGGGTGTTGATGTAGCGGCCGCCGAGGTCGCTCTTGACGTTCTTGAGCTGGGCGGCCGGGACGTCGTCGACGAGGTCGAGGTTGCCGGCCATGAGGTCGGTGTAGGCGGTGTTGTTGTCGGTGTAGACCTTGAGGGTCACCCCGCCGTTCTGTGCCTTGTCCGGGCCGTTGTAGCCGTCCCACTTCTTCAGGGCCATCTGCGAGCCCTTGGTGTACGAGTCGATGGTGTACGGCCCGTTGCCGACCGGCTTCTTCAGCCAGCCCGCGTGGTCCTTGAAGAAGGCCTGCGGGAGCGGCGCGTAGGCCGGGTAGCCGAGGGTGTCGGGGAAGGTCGAGAACTTCTGGTTGAGCTTGACGGTGAAGGTCCTCGGGCCGGTGACCTTCAGTC from Streptomyces sp. CC0208 carries:
- a CDS encoding ABC transporter substrate-binding protein; amino-acid sequence: MRGATHARRAACAAAVALAATACGGGDSGSDSGGSGDGSAVLSSSWGDPQNPLEPANTNEVQGGKVLDMIFRSLKKYNPETGKAEDMLAEKIDTSDSQNFTITVKDGWTFSNGEKVTAQSFVDAWNYGASLKNNQKNAYFFGYIDGYDKTHPDDGSKQTADTLSGLKVTGPRTFTVKLNQKFSTFPDTLGYPAYAPLPQAFFKDHAGWLKKPVGNGPYTIDSYTKGSQMALKKWDGYNGPDKAQNGGVTLKVYTDNNTAYTDLMAGNLDLVDDVPAAQLKNVKSDLGGRYINTPAGIIQTLAFPFYDKNWNKAGSEKVRTGLSRAINRAQITETIFQKTRTPATDWTSPVLGKEGGFQDGLCGDACDYDPAAAKKLIKEGGGLPGGQIKITYNADTGSHKQWIDAVCNSINNALDNDKACVGNPVGTFADFRSQITAKKMSGPFRAGWQMDYPLIQNFLQPLYYTNASSNDGKWSNKDFDKLVNEANAETDTTKAIEKFQAAEKVVRDNMAAIPLWYQNGSAGYSERLSNVKLNPFSVPVYNEIKVG